The Exiguobacterium aurantiacum DSM 6208 genome includes a window with the following:
- a CDS encoding ABC transporter permease produces the protein MSNPSIIGLIRNEVLKIHRKRRLLVVSTILVVLVSMFTYANYRQIEKQREEQGTIDWRVDLQQEIIDTQNRLASANVQDEFRQILEFRVQQNQYYLDNDINPSYPGAPTFMRVFFSQGTTLVLPLFIIVLMADIVSGEHNDGTIKTLLSRPVRRFKILLAKWMTTLLYTSLLIFITALVSYAISGIVLGWDGWTAPILTGFQASPTGTFSTDFVHTLPMWQYLLMSVGLAWFVVAAVGTIALMVSVVVKNTATGIGIMMAVLISGPLLTSLGSNWDSSKYLVNVNFGLHTYLEGQAPPIDGMTLPFSLVVITLWSLAALTFAFYHFTQKDVY, from the coding sequence TTGTCTAATCCTTCAATCATCGGACTGATTCGAAATGAAGTGTTAAAGATTCATCGCAAACGACGCTTGCTTGTCGTCTCGACGATTCTCGTTGTCCTCGTCTCGATGTTCACGTATGCGAACTATCGACAGATCGAGAAGCAGCGGGAAGAACAGGGAACGATTGACTGGCGCGTCGATTTGCAGCAAGAGATTATCGACACGCAAAACCGGCTCGCCTCGGCGAACGTCCAAGACGAGTTCCGGCAAATCCTCGAATTTCGGGTGCAACAGAACCAATATTACTTAGATAACGACATTAACCCGAGTTACCCGGGGGCACCAACGTTCATGCGCGTCTTCTTCTCACAAGGGACGACGCTCGTCCTGCCGCTCTTCATTATCGTCTTGATGGCCGATATCGTCAGCGGCGAGCATAACGACGGGACGATTAAGACGCTCTTGTCGCGACCGGTCCGGCGCTTCAAGATCCTGCTCGCGAAATGGATGACGACGCTTCTGTATACGTCGCTCCTCATCTTTATCACGGCGCTCGTCAGTTATGCGATCTCCGGTATCGTGCTCGGCTGGGACGGTTGGACCGCGCCGATACTGACCGGATTCCAAGCCTCGCCGACCGGTACGTTCTCGACCGACTTCGTCCACACGTTGCCGATGTGGCAATATCTACTCATGTCCGTCGGCCTCGCCTGGTTCGTCGTCGCCGCGGTCGGGACAATCGCACTCATGGTGTCGGTCGTAGTCAAAAACACGGCGACCGGGATTGGGATCATGATGGCCGTCCTCATCTCGGGACCGCTTTTGACGTCGCTCGGGTCGAACTGGGACAGCTCGAAGTACCTCGTCAACGTCAACTTCGGTCTTCATACCTATCTCGAAGGGCAGGCGCCCCCAATCGATGGGATGACGTTACCGTTCTCGCTCGTCGTGATCACGCTCTGGTCACTAGCTGCTCTTACATTCGCGTTTTACCATTTCACGCAAAAAGATGTGTATTGA
- a CDS encoding ABC transporter ATP-binding protein, producing MQPTLKIDQLTKVIGKKTIIDNMSFDVFPGEVFGFLGPNGAGKTTTIRMIVGLIKPTNGTVSICGYNVEREFVQAMNQIGAIVENPELYKFLSGRENLEVFARMLPDVTEARIQEVIDLVDLTARIDDKVKTYSLGMRQRLGIAQALLNNPRVLILDEPTNGLDPMGIRDLRLFIRRLVEETGLSVLVSSHILAEIELLADRVAIMSRGKIVKVGTVGDLINELASTVDVHVPDSFEALPIVRGFDSVTQADVIDERTIRVSMNLEDTADLNRYLLERNVAVSGLERRVQTLEELFISLTGGDHIV from the coding sequence ATGCAACCAACATTGAAGATTGATCAATTGACAAAAGTGATTGGGAAAAAGACGATTATCGACAATATGTCGTTCGATGTGTTCCCAGGTGAAGTGTTCGGCTTCTTAGGACCGAACGGAGCCGGGAAGACGACGACGATACGAATGATCGTCGGTTTGATCAAACCGACGAACGGGACCGTCTCGATCTGCGGCTATAACGTCGAACGAGAATTCGTCCAAGCGATGAACCAAATCGGGGCGATTGTCGAAAACCCGGAGCTATACAAGTTTTTGAGCGGCCGAGAAAACTTGGAAGTGTTCGCCCGCATGTTGCCGGATGTGACTGAGGCGAGAATCCAAGAAGTGATTGACCTCGTCGATTTGACGGCGCGCATCGATGACAAAGTGAAGACGTACTCGCTCGGGATGCGGCAACGGCTCGGGATCGCCCAAGCGCTCCTCAACAACCCGCGCGTCTTGATCTTAGATGAGCCGACGAACGGACTCGACCCGATGGGGATTCGTGACTTGCGCCTTTTCATCCGCCGACTCGTCGAAGAGACGGGCTTAAGCGTGCTCGTCTCGAGCCATATTTTAGCCGAGATTGAACTGCTCGCCGATCGCGTCGCCATCATGTCACGCGGCAAAATCGTCAAAGTCGGCACGGTCGGGGACTTGATCAACGAGCTCGCCTCGACGGTCGACGTTCATGTGCCGGACAGCTTCGAGGCACTCCCGATTGTGCGCGGATTTGACTCGGTGACCCAAGCCGACGTCATCGATGAACGGACGATTCGCGTCTCGATGAACTTGGAGGATACCGCCGACTTGAACCGCTATTTACTCGAGCGGAACGTCGCAGTCTCCGGTTTAGAGCGACGCGTTCAAACGCTCGAAGAGTTGTTTATTTCGTTGACCGGGGGTGACCACATTGTCTAA
- a CDS encoding GDSL-type esterase/lipase family protein: MKNRKWYAFLIGTLFLTGTALYGLWIGYQDIVHPPERTLSVNEDSRPAPEGEVFVALGDSLTRGVGSTSGAGYVQPVSRVLQEDGIRSQNLAVSGARTEDLLAQLEQPEVRRTIANARYITLTIGGNDLFNRGENVDNFDSVDIEQVVTDAKTNLNDIFAELRALNDNAQIIYIALYNPFQDNENGQAFNQLILDWNASAASFGNTHRIDVIDPFAYVSDVSRDLATDQFHPSDRTYEKFAEDVLFVLD, encoded by the coding sequence ATGAAAAATCGAAAATGGTATGCCTTTTTGATTGGTACGCTGTTTCTCACAGGGACAGCATTATATGGACTATGGATCGGTTATCAGGACATCGTTCATCCTCCGGAACGGACACTTTCCGTGAACGAAGACTCCCGCCCGGCCCCGGAAGGCGAAGTGTTCGTCGCACTCGGTGACTCACTCACACGCGGTGTCGGATCAACGTCCGGCGCTGGTTACGTCCAGCCGGTCAGTCGAGTGTTGCAAGAAGACGGCATCCGCTCACAAAACTTGGCCGTCTCCGGTGCCAGAACCGAAGACTTGCTCGCCCAGCTCGAGCAACCTGAAGTACGACGTACGATTGCGAACGCCCGGTACATCACGTTGACGATTGGGGGCAACGACTTGTTTAACCGCGGTGAGAACGTCGACAATTTCGATTCAGTCGATATTGAGCAAGTTGTCACCGACGCGAAAACGAATTTGAATGACATCTTCGCTGAATTGCGCGCTTTAAACGATAACGCCCAAATCATTTACATCGCCCTCTATAATCCGTTCCAAGACAATGAGAACGGTCAAGCGTTCAACCAACTCATCCTCGATTGGAACGCTTCCGCCGCGAGTTTCGGCAATACACATCGCATCGACGTCATCGACCCGTTCGCTTATGTGTCCGACGTCTCCCGAGACTTAGCGACCGACCAGTTCCATCCGAGCGACCGGACGTATGAGAAGTTTGCGGAAGACGTGTTGTTCGTCCTCGATTAA
- a CDS encoding GNAT family N-acetyltransferase, with the protein MGDGVWTGVWNGLTLNVRYLSEHDLPAIEAVQDAVVAELAFASQYESLSTEEFLKLLGDKTILGAFHDETLIAFRALLIPPIDDEHLGRDIGYPEHLLARIIYQEVTNVHPSFRGYRLQQHLGRLLMEELSQDSRFDLVCATVAPFNIPSLKDKFALGLRVGALKWKYGGKLRYIFMKELHTGWRPSGETEWIDMADTSLQAERLEEGWYGTGMRQEADSWYVRYEREQA; encoded by the coding sequence ATGGGGGACGGCGTATGGACCGGGGTATGGAACGGACTCACTCTAAACGTCCGCTATTTGTCGGAACATGACCTCCCGGCGATCGAAGCGGTTCAAGACGCTGTCGTGGCCGAGTTGGCGTTCGCGAGCCAGTATGAGTCGCTCTCGACTGAAGAGTTTTTAAAATTGTTGGGGGACAAGACGATACTTGGAGCGTTTCATGACGAGACGTTGATCGCGTTTCGAGCGCTGCTCATCCCTCCGATCGACGACGAACATCTCGGACGGGACATCGGTTATCCCGAGCATTTGCTCGCCCGGATCATCTATCAAGAAGTGACGAACGTGCACCCATCTTTTCGTGGGTATCGGCTGCAACAACATCTTGGCCGTTTGTTGATGGAGGAGTTGAGCCAAGATAGCCGATTCGACCTCGTCTGCGCGACCGTCGCCCCGTTCAACATCCCGAGTCTAAAAGACAAGTTTGCCCTTGGATTACGGGTTGGGGCGTTGAAGTGGAAGTACGGCGGCAAGCTTCGATATATTTTCATGAAAGAGCTCCATACCGGCTGGCGACCGAGCGGAGAGACGGAATGGATTGACATGGCAGACACGTCGTTGCAGGCGGAACGGTTAGAAGAAGGATGGTACGGCACAGGGATGCGTCAAGAGGCAGACAGCTGGTACGTCCGTTATGAACGCGAACAGGCCTGA
- a CDS encoding mandelate racemase/muconate lactonizing enzyme family protein, whose product MLIDKIELFAIRLPLKVPFIVSYHRYDDMPSVIVKMTSACGHVGYGEAVADEHVTGESLESTISVIRHLLGPMLIGKNPMHLEQIHEAMDRAIRDVPAAKAALDIACHDLVGKKLGLPVYEWIGGRYHDAFPVTHVLSIGEPEAMAREAKQQIEAGYTSVKMKVGVDVASDVERVAAVRQAVGPGVPIRIDVNQGWVNAGKTLQAMKQLDGYDIDWVEQPVRADDFEGMVEVKSKINVPLMIDEGVRGMNEMRRLTMMQAAHKVNIKLMKCGGIYPAKKLLHVAEMSGIECQIGSMVESSVASSAGFHVAFSSKIVHSVELTGPLRFSEDIGNLSYDLPHIRLNDQPGLGIEVDEAVLERLTTARYEVSG is encoded by the coding sequence ATGTTAATAGACAAGATTGAATTATTTGCGATTCGGTTACCACTCAAAGTGCCATTTATCGTCAGTTATCATCGTTATGACGACATGCCGTCGGTCATCGTCAAAATGACGAGCGCATGCGGCCATGTCGGATATGGCGAAGCCGTCGCTGACGAACACGTCACCGGCGAGTCGCTCGAGAGCACGATCAGTGTCATCCGTCACTTGCTCGGACCGATGTTGATCGGTAAAAACCCGATGCACCTCGAACAGATCCATGAGGCGATGGATCGGGCCATCCGTGACGTGCCAGCCGCTAAGGCGGCACTCGACATCGCGTGTCATGACCTTGTCGGGAAGAAGCTCGGGCTCCCGGTCTATGAATGGATTGGTGGCCGTTATCATGACGCCTTCCCGGTGACACACGTCTTAAGCATCGGAGAGCCGGAAGCGATGGCGCGCGAGGCGAAGCAACAAATCGAGGCGGGCTACACGTCGGTCAAGATGAAAGTGGGCGTCGACGTCGCTTCAGACGTCGAGCGCGTCGCGGCGGTACGTCAAGCGGTAGGGCCCGGTGTGCCGATTCGAATCGACGTGAACCAAGGTTGGGTCAATGCCGGGAAGACACTCCAGGCGATGAAGCAACTCGACGGTTACGACATCGATTGGGTCGAACAGCCGGTCCGTGCCGATGATTTCGAGGGCATGGTCGAAGTGAAATCGAAGATCAATGTGCCGCTTATGATCGACGAGGGCGTCCGCGGCATGAACGAGATGCGTCGATTGACGATGATGCAGGCGGCCCACAAAGTGAACATCAAACTGATGAAGTGCGGGGGCATCTATCCGGCGAAAAAACTATTACACGTCGCTGAGATGTCTGGTATCGAGTGTCAAATCGGGTCGATGGTCGAATCGTCCGTCGCCTCGAGCGCCGGGTTCCACGTCGCTTTCTCGAGCAAAATCGTCCATTCGGTCGAATTAACGGGGCCGCTCCGCTTCTCTGAAGACATCGGCAACTTGTCGTATGATTTGCCACACATTCGATTGAACGATCAACCCGGTCTCGGGATCGAGGTCGATGAAGCCGTGCTCGAGCGATTGACGACGGCACGTTATGAGGTGAGCGGCTGA
- a CDS encoding HTH domain-containing protein codes for MTIHIAIVGSTTFVETVSHAAPKFDDVRFSHFTYAHPREAADIATQLGSFDGVFFSGSFPYAYASPFLNETIAHHVVQDETVLLTTVLYATLTQKLALDEVTIDVNEPERLHTIFTSFTDLTQPAVMKIHPDVDFSDVFRFHASHQQRDTKLAVTSIERVHRQLLEEGFNSQLMIEPVSTVIRHLEKLIDQVRRHLADLSQFAVVLYASTSASLHEYLRTMRHQGHVEIQDDTILLLTTKGEIVHALEEATLSPRDDDSLIGIGYGTDYKTAFEHARIALSASTEQQLRIVDAAKRLSFPASGETVQYRVTDEIAFDMVKRIGISPLNVGKILGFSKRKHEFTAKDLTDYLGVSRRTTERLIKKLHDGGFVDVIGEEMSYTQGRPRAVYIFKLPS; via the coding sequence ATGACCATCCACATCGCCATCGTCGGTTCGACAACATTTGTCGAGACCGTTTCACACGCCGCGCCGAAGTTCGACGACGTACGCTTCTCCCACTTCACGTATGCGCATCCTCGCGAAGCGGCCGACATCGCGACACAGCTCGGGTCTTTCGACGGCGTCTTTTTTTCTGGATCGTTCCCTTATGCCTACGCGTCGCCTTTTTTGAACGAGACGATCGCCCATCACGTCGTACAAGATGAGACCGTCCTCTTGACGACCGTCCTATACGCGACGCTCACCCAAAAGCTTGCCCTCGATGAAGTGACGATTGATGTGAACGAACCGGAACGGTTACACACCATCTTCACGTCGTTCACCGATTTGACGCAACCTGCTGTCATGAAGATCCATCCAGATGTCGATTTCTCAGACGTCTTTCGTTTCCACGCCTCCCATCAACAACGTGACACCAAGTTGGCCGTAACGAGCATCGAGCGGGTCCATCGGCAACTGCTCGAAGAAGGATTTAACAGCCAACTTATGATCGAACCGGTCAGTACGGTCATCCGCCACCTTGAAAAACTCATCGATCAGGTCCGGAGACATCTCGCCGACCTGTCCCAGTTCGCAGTTGTCCTTTACGCCTCGACGAGCGCTTCGTTACACGAGTACTTGCGTACGATGCGTCATCAAGGTCACGTCGAAATTCAAGACGATACAATTTTGTTGCTCACGACGAAAGGCGAGATCGTCCACGCCCTCGAGGAAGCGACGTTGTCCCCTCGCGATGACGACTCCTTGATCGGGATCGGGTATGGCACCGACTACAAGACGGCTTTCGAGCATGCCCGCATCGCCTTGTCCGCTTCAACCGAACAGCAGCTAAGAATCGTCGATGCGGCGAAACGGTTGTCGTTCCCGGCCAGCGGCGAGACCGTCCAGTATCGGGTGACCGACGAGATCGCGTTTGATATGGTCAAACGAATCGGCATCAGTCCGCTGAACGTCGGTAAGATCCTTGGCTTTTCGAAACGAAAGCATGAGTTCACCGCCAAAGATCTGACCGACTATCTCGGGGTATCTCGACGGACGACGGAACGGCTCATCAAAAAACTTCATGATGGCGGATTCGTCGACGTGATCGGCGAGGAGATGAGTTATACCCAGGGACGTCCCCGCGCCGTCTATATCTTTAAGTTACCCTCCTGA
- the nhaC gene encoding Na+/H+ antiporter NhaC encodes MEQGNKLEMKLGWAILPLLVMIGVMLVAIVLLEQGPHIPLIIGTAVASIVAYKHGFKWKEIEEMMYKGIRLALPAVVIIILVGLTIGAWIGGGIVATMIYYGLTIISPAYFLVTICLICAVVALSIGSSWSTMGTIGVAGMGIGLSMGIPAAMVAGAVISGAYFGDKMSPLSDTTNLAAGLTHTNLFEHIRHMLYTTIPGLLIALGVYFWIGRRFSETSTDSSEITQTLVILKDSFLISPWLLLIPLAVIVLVAKKVPAIPALVVGIALGFLAQVVVQGGSLADSVGALQSGYVIDTGNELVDNLFSRGGLDAMMYTVSMTIVAMTFGGILEYSGMLQSIMNQIVKLAKSAGSLIASTILAGFATNATCSEQYISIVVPARMFAGAYEKMGLQSKNLSRALEDGGTLTSVFIPWNTCGVFILGTLGVGAFEYAPYAILNFIVPVISIVYAFTGFTIAKLHVLKAEAPIEQQAQ; translated from the coding sequence ATGGAACAGGGGAACAAACTAGAAATGAAGCTCGGGTGGGCGATCCTACCGCTACTTGTCATGATCGGGGTCATGCTCGTGGCGATCGTCTTACTCGAGCAAGGACCGCACATCCCGCTCATCATCGGGACGGCCGTCGCATCGATCGTCGCCTATAAACATGGATTCAAGTGGAAAGAGATCGAGGAGATGATGTACAAAGGGATTCGGCTCGCGTTGCCGGCCGTTGTCATTATCATTCTCGTCGGCTTGACGATTGGCGCATGGATCGGGGGCGGCATCGTTGCGACGATGATTTACTACGGTTTGACGATCATTTCGCCAGCCTATTTTCTCGTCACGATTTGTTTGATTTGTGCGGTCGTCGCCTTATCGATCGGCAGTTCTTGGTCGACGATGGGGACAATCGGGGTCGCTGGCATGGGGATCGGCCTCAGCATGGGGATTCCGGCAGCGATGGTCGCGGGGGCGGTCATTTCGGGGGCGTACTTCGGGGACAAGATGTCGCCGCTATCAGATACGACGAACCTTGCAGCCGGACTGACACACACGAATTTATTTGAACACATTCGTCATATGCTTTACACGACGATTCCGGGATTGTTGATTGCGCTCGGAGTATATTTCTGGATTGGCAGACGGTTTAGCGAGACGTCGACGGATTCGTCTGAGATCACGCAGACGCTTGTGATTTTAAAGGACAGCTTCCTCATTTCACCATGGCTGTTGTTGATCCCGCTTGCCGTCATCGTGCTCGTCGCGAAAAAAGTGCCGGCCATCCCCGCGCTCGTCGTCGGGATTGCGCTCGGTTTCCTAGCTCAAGTCGTCGTCCAAGGCGGTTCGCTCGCTGATAGCGTCGGGGCGTTGCAGAGCGGGTACGTCATCGATACAGGAAACGAACTCGTCGACAACTTGTTCAGTCGGGGCGGCTTAGACGCGATGATGTACACCGTCTCGATGACGATCGTCGCGATGACGTTCGGAGGAATATTGGAATACTCGGGCATGCTCCAATCGATCATGAATCAAATCGTGAAACTTGCGAAGTCGGCCGGTTCACTGATCGCGTCGACCATTTTAGCCGGTTTTGCCACGAACGCGACGTGTTCTGAACAGTACATATCCATCGTCGTCCCGGCACGCATGTTTGCCGGTGCCTACGAGAAGATGGGACTTCAGTCAAAAAACCTATCCCGTGCGCTTGAGGACGGCGGGACGCTCACGTCGGTGTTCATTCCATGGAACACGTGCGGGGTGTTCATCCTCGGTACGCTCGGCGTCGGGGCGTTCGAGTATGCGCCATACGCCATCTTGAACTTCATTGTGCCGGTCATCTCGATCGTTTACGCGTTCACCGGTTTCACGATTGCGAAGCTTCATGTGTTAAAGGCAGAAGCGCCTATCGAACAGCAAGCACAATAA
- a CDS encoding amidohydrolase: protein MSTNVLTWFEHFHAHPEVSWKEVETTSTIADILATWGVRHETFDDVTGVIAEIGSGEEVIAVRADIDALWQQVDGTFKANHSCGHDANISMVLGALDVLRSEALTKRIRFIFQPAEEQGNGSLAMIEKGALADVTQLFGIHLRPAEELALGQFAATIQHGAAIFLRGRVIGADAHGARPHQGQNALDVIFTIQQQLKSIYLSPFEPHSIKLTGVQAGSDNLNIIPGNATFSIDVRAQANDELLALRDRVEVMLAQIASLHGVTIDWAWEDFTPGAVVGPKSSRQASEAILERYGPSALVERIVTSGSDDFHFYTVKQPDLDATVIGIGANLTPGLHHPEMTFDRSVLQEGALLLAETIRRAVERD, encoded by the coding sequence ATGAGTACAAACGTACTGACGTGGTTCGAACACTTTCACGCTCATCCTGAAGTGAGTTGGAAAGAAGTTGAAACGACGTCGACGATCGCGGATATCTTGGCGACATGGGGAGTACGTCATGAGACGTTTGACGACGTCACCGGCGTCATCGCCGAAATCGGTTCAGGGGAGGAAGTCATTGCCGTCCGGGCCGACATTGACGCCTTATGGCAACAAGTTGACGGAACGTTCAAAGCAAACCATTCGTGCGGTCACGACGCCAACATCAGTATGGTGCTCGGTGCGCTCGACGTGCTGAGAAGTGAGGCATTGACCAAACGGATTCGGTTCATCTTTCAACCGGCCGAAGAACAAGGGAACGGATCGCTCGCGATGATTGAGAAAGGTGCTCTTGCCGACGTGACCCAGCTGTTTGGCATTCATTTGCGCCCGGCAGAAGAACTCGCCCTCGGTCAGTTCGCGGCGACGATTCAACACGGGGCCGCCATCTTTTTAAGAGGACGCGTCATCGGTGCCGATGCCCACGGTGCGCGTCCGCATCAAGGCCAAAACGCGCTCGACGTCATATTCACGATCCAGCAACAGTTGAAAAGCATCTATCTGTCTCCGTTCGAGCCGCACTCGATCAAGTTGACGGGCGTGCAGGCGGGAAGTGATAACTTGAACATCATCCCGGGCAACGCCACGTTCTCGATCGATGTGCGTGCGCAAGCAAACGATGAATTGCTCGCTTTACGTGACCGGGTCGAGGTGATGCTGGCGCAAATCGCCAGCCTTCATGGGGTGACAATCGACTGGGCATGGGAAGATTTCACGCCAGGCGCCGTCGTTGGACCAAAGTCGAGCCGTCAGGCGAGCGAGGCGATTTTGGAACGGTACGGCCCTTCGGCACTCGTCGAGCGCATCGTCACGTCCGGAAGCGATGATTTTCATTTTTATACGGTGAAACAGCCGGACCTTGACGCGACGGTGATCGGCATTGGCGCGAACTTGACACCAGGCCTCCATCATCCCGAGATGACGTTTGATCGGTCCGTCCTGCAAGAAGGTGCGCTTCTGCTCGCCGAAACGATACGGCGAGCGGTAGAGCGGGATTGA
- a CDS encoding DoxX family protein, with translation MIRSLYGMLFLGAGIMHFVQERAFMSIIPKSWPFKRFMVQASGVIEIVYGALLLMNRGTGFVKKTLPAFLLAVFPANINMALKPTRIGGKPIPNWVTWARLPLQWVLIKGVKKI, from the coding sequence ATGATCCGTTCGTTATACGGCATGTTGTTTCTAGGAGCCGGAATCATGCATTTCGTCCAAGAGCGTGCCTTTATGTCCATCATTCCGAAGTCTTGGCCGTTCAAACGATTTATGGTTCAGGCAAGCGGTGTGATTGAAATCGTCTACGGGGCGTTGTTGCTCATGAACCGCGGAACGGGCTTCGTCAAAAAGACGTTGCCGGCCTTCTTGCTCGCCGTGTTCCCGGCAAACATCAATATGGCGCTGAAACCGACGCGTATCGGCGGAAAGCCAATCCCGAACTGGGTGACATGGGCACGTCTGCCGCTGCAGTGGGTGCTGATCAAAGGAGTCAAGAAAATATAA